A stretch of the Halorussus vallis genome encodes the following:
- the ctaD gene encoding cytochrome c oxidase subunit I — MGILLLAVAAFIARFEDWRSYTPLTSGGGGAFGEQAEVGHEEKPGGLIRWLTTVDHKDIGMLYGLFALTAFAWGGVNIILMRSELMTPESVVIGANFYNSLLTSHGLTMLFLFATPILSAFGNYFIPLLIGADDMAFPRINAIAFWLLPPAAILIWAGFFFAPFGLGIQPSQTAWTMYTPLSAEQANPGVDLMLLGLHLSGVSATMGAINFIATVFTERGEEVGWERLDIFSWTMITQSGLILFSFPLLGSALVMLILDRNFGTTFFTTEGGGPILWQHLFWFFGHPEVYIIVLPPMGLVSLILPRFAGRKLFGFKFVVYSTLAIGVLSFGVWAHHMFATGIDPRIRASFMTVSLAIAIPSAVKVFNWITTMWNGRLRLAAPMLFCIGFVQNFIVGGVTGVFLASIPVDLVLHDTYYVVGHFHFIVMGAIAVAGFAGIYYWFPMFTGRMYQKRLAHWHFWTTMIGTNLVFFDLLLLGYGGMPRRYATYLPQFQDLHVIAGIGTFIIAFGQLVFVWNIVTSWLEGPRVESHDPWDLEDDGLLTREWEWFESKRETAITTDGGEPSEASRDSSDRRSDGGESDDPSTDD, encoded by the coding sequence ATGGGCATCCTCCTGTTAGCCGTCGCCGCGTTCATCGCGCGCTTCGAGGACTGGCGGTCCTACACGCCGCTGACCAGCGGCGGCGGTGGCGCGTTCGGCGAGCAGGCGGAGGTGGGCCACGAGGAGAAACCGGGCGGGCTGATACGCTGGCTGACGACCGTCGACCACAAGGACATCGGGATGCTGTACGGTCTCTTCGCGCTCACGGCGTTCGCCTGGGGCGGCGTCAACATCATCCTCATGCGCTCGGAGTTGATGACGCCGGAGTCGGTCGTCATCGGGGCGAACTTCTACAACTCGCTGCTGACGAGCCACGGGCTGACGATGCTGTTCCTGTTCGCCACCCCTATCCTGTCGGCGTTCGGCAACTACTTCATCCCGTTGCTCATCGGCGCCGACGACATGGCGTTCCCCCGCATCAACGCCATCGCCTTCTGGTTGCTCCCGCCCGCGGCCATCCTCATCTGGGCCGGGTTCTTCTTCGCCCCGTTCGGACTCGGCATCCAGCCGTCCCAGACGGCGTGGACGATGTACACGCCGCTGTCGGCCGAACAGGCCAATCCGGGCGTCGACCTGATGCTGCTGGGTCTGCATCTCTCGGGTGTGTCGGCGACGATGGGCGCGATCAATTTCATCGCGACCGTCTTCACCGAGCGCGGCGAGGAGGTCGGCTGGGAGCGCCTCGACATCTTCTCCTGGACGATGATAACGCAGTCCGGACTCATCCTCTTCTCGTTCCCCCTCCTGGGAAGCGCCCTCGTGATGCTCATTCTTGACCGCAACTTCGGGACGACGTTCTTCACCACGGAGGGCGGCGGTCCCATCCTCTGGCAGCACCTCTTCTGGTTCTTCGGCCACCCCGAGGTCTACATCATCGTCTTACCCCCGATGGGGCTGGTGAGCCTGATACTGCCGCGGTTCGCGGGCCGGAAGCTGTTCGGGTTCAAGTTCGTCGTCTACTCGACGCTGGCCATCGGCGTATTGAGCTTCGGCGTCTGGGCGCATCACATGTTCGCGACCGGCATCGACCCGCGAATCAGGGCGTCATTCATGACGGTGTCGCTCGCCATCGCCATCCCCAGCGCCGTCAAAGTCTTCAACTGGATTACCACCATGTGGAACGGTCGCTTGCGCCTCGCCGCGCCGATGCTGTTCTGCATCGGATTCGTCCAGAACTTCATCGTCGGCGGGGTGACCGGTGTGTTCCTCGCGTCGATTCCGGTCGACCTCGTCCTGCACGACACCTACTACGTGGTCGGACACTTCCACTTCATCGTGATGGGCGCCATCGCGGTCGCCGGCTTCGCCGGCATCTACTACTGGTTTCCCATGTTCACGGGTCGGATGTACCAGAAGCGCCTCGCCCACTGGCACTTCTGGACCACCATGATAGGGACGAACTTGGTGTTCTTCGACCTGCTGCTGCTGGGCTACGGCGGGATGCCCCGGCGGTACGCCACCTACCTTCCGCAGTTCCAGGACCTCCACGTCATCGCGGGTATCGGGACGTTCATCATCGCGTTCGGCCAACTCGTCTTCGTCTGGAACATCGTGACCTCGTGGCTCGAAGGTCCGCGCGTCGAGAGTCACGACCCCTGGGACCTCGAAGACGACGGCCTGCTCACCAGGGAGTGGGAGTGGTTCGAGAGCAAGCGCGAAACCGCCATCACCACCGACGGCGGTGAGCCGAGCGAAGCGAGTCGGGACTCGTCGGACCGGAGGTCCGACGGCGGCGAGTCGGACGATCCGTCGACGGACGACTGA
- a CDS encoding helix-turn-helix domain-containing protein: MRVFAFGLEYDEDADPVADAFRRHRDLYGRSLAVVVTPDHLWRVDHLAGPTEAVIDAEDAFADHGHAADCLASGGCGRDHRFEVLHRDPTSRILYTKWARTGECRSVPHLALMHLGPGVLFSTERYGDRYEWRILMPSDAKLGLLYDAIQAGRDEGVGFDLEQVTDETAWTAAYSGRPAIPYAQYEAMRAAVERGYYETPREVTVEELADELDVARSTLSYRLRRAEAELATSFVRAEG, encoded by the coding sequence ATGCGCGTGTTCGCGTTCGGCCTGGAGTACGACGAGGACGCCGACCCCGTCGCGGACGCGTTCCGCCGCCACCGCGACCTCTACGGCCGCTCGCTGGCGGTCGTCGTCACACCCGACCACCTCTGGCGCGTCGACCACCTCGCCGGCCCGACCGAGGCGGTCATCGACGCCGAGGACGCGTTCGCCGACCACGGTCACGCCGCCGACTGCCTCGCGTCGGGCGGGTGCGGGCGCGACCACCGGTTCGAGGTCCTCCACCGCGACCCGACGAGTCGCATCCTCTACACCAAGTGGGCGAGGACCGGCGAGTGTCGCTCCGTTCCGCATCTGGCGCTGATGCACCTCGGGCCGGGCGTGCTGTTCTCCACCGAACGGTACGGCGACCGCTACGAGTGGCGCATCCTGATGCCGAGCGACGCCAAACTCGGCCTGCTGTACGACGCGATTCAGGCCGGCCGCGACGAGGGCGTCGGCTTCGACCTCGAGCAGGTCACCGACGAGACGGCGTGGACCGCCGCCTACAGCGGCCGGCCCGCGATTCCGTACGCCCAGTACGAGGCGATGCGCGCCGCCGTCGAACGCGGCTACTACGAGACGCCCCGGGAGGTGACGGTCGAGGAACTCGCCGACGAACTGGACGTTGCACGCTCGACGCTGTCGTACCGACTCCGGCGCGCGGAGGCGGAACTGGCGACCAGTTTCGTGCGAGCGGAGGGGTGA
- a CDS encoding glutathione S-transferase family protein produces the protein MNMLVDGEWRTDAYESTNEEGEFERQETAFRDRVEANPDAEFPAKAGRYHLYVSYACPWAHRALITRRLLGLEDAISVSVVDPYRENDGWEFSPEKDGCTEDRVNGFDYLREVYTAADPDFTGRVTVPVLWDTERETVVNNESKEIMRMFDTAFQDGEALRASNASGETANTDDDRTLYPEGYREEIDETIEDIYEPINNGVYRAGFAETQEAYERAVGELFDALDRYDELLEHRRYLCGDRLTEADVAMFTTLVRFDPVYYVHFKCNVHRIADYDNLAPYLRDVYQTDGVAETVHVDHIKEHYYRSHTDLNPRQIVPQGPELDYDATHDRERLSED, from the coding sequence ATGAACATGCTCGTCGACGGGGAGTGGCGGACCGACGCCTACGAGTCGACCAACGAGGAGGGGGAGTTCGAGCGTCAGGAAACCGCCTTCCGGGACCGAGTCGAGGCCAATCCCGACGCCGAGTTCCCCGCGAAGGCCGGCCGGTACCACCTCTACGTCTCCTACGCCTGCCCGTGGGCCCACCGGGCGCTGATAACCCGCCGACTGCTCGGCCTCGAAGACGCGATTTCCGTCTCAGTGGTCGACCCCTACCGCGAGAACGACGGCTGGGAGTTCAGCCCCGAGAAGGACGGCTGTACCGAAGACCGGGTCAACGGCTTCGACTACCTCCGGGAGGTGTACACCGCCGCCGACCCCGACTTCACGGGGCGGGTGACGGTGCCGGTCCTCTGGGACACCGAGCGCGAAACCGTCGTGAACAACGAGTCGAAGGAGATCATGCGGATGTTCGACACCGCGTTCCAGGACGGCGAGGCGCTTCGCGCCTCGAACGCGAGCGGTGAAACCGCGAACACCGACGACGACCGCACCCTCTACCCGGAGGGCTACCGCGAGGAGATAGATGAAACCATCGAGGACATCTACGAACCCATCAACAACGGCGTCTACCGCGCGGGGTTCGCCGAGACGCAGGAGGCCTACGAGCGGGCCGTCGGCGAACTGTTCGACGCGCTGGACCGCTACGACGAACTGCTCGAACACCGCCGGTACCTCTGCGGCGACCGCCTCACCGAGGCCGACGTGGCGATGTTCACCACGCTCGTGCGCTTCGACCCGGTGTACTACGTCCACTTCAAGTGCAACGTCCACCGCATCGCCGACTACGACAACCTCGCGCCGTACCTCCGGGACGTCTACCAGACCGACGGCGTGGCCGAGACGGTCCACGTCGACCACATCAAGGAGCACTACTACCGGAGCCACACCGACCTGAACCCCAGGCAAATCGTGCCCCAAGGACCCGAACTCGACTACGACGCGACCCACGACCGCGAACGACTCTCCGAGGACTGA
- a CDS encoding pyridoxamine 5'-phosphate oxidase family protein has protein sequence MSDDAPDSVSDDVRYAPRAVDDEEWTSAFLRRRPAGVLGLVDDGAPYVVTQLFAYDEDEHAVFFHGANEGKTKRIVERSDRASFTVNEMGRLLPAEKPVNFDVEYESVVAFGRI, from the coding sequence ATGAGCGACGACGCGCCGGACTCCGTCTCGGACGACGTTCGGTACGCACCCAGGGCGGTCGACGACGAGGAGTGGACGTCTGCGTTTCTGCGTCGCCGGCCAGCGGGCGTGCTGGGACTCGTCGACGACGGGGCGCCGTACGTGGTCACGCAGTTGTTCGCGTACGACGAGGACGAACACGCCGTCTTCTTCCACGGCGCGAACGAGGGTAAGACGAAGCGAATCGTCGAGCGGTCCGACCGGGCCTCGTTCACCGTCAACGAGATGGGTCGTCTCTTGCCGGCCGAGAAGCCCGTGAACTTCGACGTCGAGTACGAGAGCGTCGTCGCCTTCGGGCGAATCTGA
- a CDS encoding thioredoxin family protein: MVMRESERKLERDDPVPNFEMRGTDGRTHTLADFADYDAVLLVFTCNHCPYAQAKFDLLGDVADEYDDVAVVGVNSNDAEEYPEDSYEKMVEFVEEGRVGYDAYLHDDTQEVAQAYGATCTPDPFLLRNRGDTFTLAYHGRLDDALNPDDEAEEVYVYDAIDAVLAGEDVDLEFMPSRGCSIKWKDE; the protein is encoded by the coding sequence ATGGTGATGAGAGAGTCCGAGCGGAAACTCGAACGCGACGACCCGGTTCCGAACTTCGAGATGCGGGGCACCGACGGACGGACCCACACGCTCGCGGACTTCGCCGACTACGACGCCGTGTTGCTGGTGTTCACGTGCAACCACTGCCCGTACGCTCAGGCGAAGTTCGACCTGCTCGGCGACGTCGCCGACGAGTACGACGACGTCGCGGTGGTCGGCGTGAACTCCAACGACGCCGAGGAGTATCCGGAGGACTCCTACGAGAAGATGGTCGAGTTCGTCGAGGAGGGCCGGGTCGGCTACGACGCCTACCTCCACGACGACACCCAGGAGGTCGCGCAGGCCTACGGCGCGACCTGCACGCCGGACCCGTTCCTCCTGCGAAACCGGGGCGACACCTTCACGCTGGCGTACCACGGCCGCCTCGACGACGCGCTCAACCCCGACGACGAGGCCGAGGAGGTGTACGTCTACGACGCCATCGACGCGGTGCTCGCGGGCGAGGACGTGGACCTGGAGTTCATGCCCTCTCGCGGGTGTTCCATCAAGTGGAAGGACGAGTAG